A genomic region of Oryza glaberrima chromosome 1, OglaRS2, whole genome shotgun sequence contains the following coding sequences:
- the LOC127760514 gene encoding putative pentatricopeptide repeat-containing protein At5g59900, producing MPPPARRRIAGDPNSTSITSHAGMVKLLADILHHTPPSTWPSALAAPLLRGRLAAAHVSSLLLLPPSLSRPDLSRRFLLLLPPHLVSPVSLSLLALSFLSSSPSSSSSSFSSRHAASLLLSLASSAPSASSSFSSLSHASSLSAFPPGAASTAAALLASSYLRLRRARDAAAVLGLSLSSGITVNQYTASQILFSLVKIRQFALARDLFDKMLQSGVHLDEYVYTAGIRAYCESRNLDGARGLVVRMESEGVKASAVPYNVLMYGLCKNMRVQEAVEVKNVMVNIGVTADEVTYRTLVYGFCRMEELEMALRITHDMIRLGFVPSEANCSFMIDELRKKELVEEAFSLACKLGDLGMVPNVFAYNALIDKLCKNERFDDADRLFKEMAGRGLEPNEVTYAILIHALCKRGMIEDALCLFDKMRDKGIKVTVYPYNSLINGYCKQGSLDRARGLLSGMVKEGLTPTAASYSPLIAGLCRNGDLSSAMELHREMAERGIAWNNYTFTALLNGFCKDKKMDEAARLFDKMIDSNVIPNEVTFNVMIEGYCLVGNIRKAFQLYDQMVEMGLKPDNYTYRSLISGLCLTSGVSKANEFVADLENSYAVLNNFSLTALLYGFFREGRFTETYHLWDEMAVRGVKLDLVSFTIIVYAALKQHDKEKSCVLFREMKEQGVKPDDIFYTCMIDALSKEENMIQALNCWDQMVVDGYSPNTVTHTVLINNLCKSGYLGSAELLCKEMLAGNVLPNKFTYNCFLDYFATEGDMEKAKDLHSAMLQGHLASIVSFNILIKGLCKAGKIQEAIDLMSKITESGFSPDCISYSTIIHELCKMGDINKAFELWNEMLYKGLKPDVVAYNIFIRWCNVHGESDKALGIYTNMIRSGVQPNWDTYRALLSGISLMVSKGQALLLTT from the coding sequence atGCCTCCGCCGGCACGCCGGCGTATCGCCGGCGATCCCAACTCCACGTCGATCACCTCACATGCCGGCATGGTTAAGCTCCTCGCCGACATCCTCCACCACACCCCGCCTTCCACCTGGCCgtccgccctcgccgccccgcTGCTCCGCGGCCGCCTGGCCGCCGCCCacgtctcctccctcctcctcctcccgccgtcgCTATCTCGCCCCGATCTCtcccgccgcttcctcctcctgctgccgccCCACCTCGTCTCCCCGGTGTCACTGTCTCTCCTTGCCCTCTCCTTCctgtcctcctcgccgtcctcctcgtcgtcgtcattctCCTCCCGgcacgccgcctccctcctcctctccctcgcgtCCTCCGCTCCGTCTGCTTCCTCCTCATTCTCGTCTCTCTCCCACGCTTCCTCCCTCTCGGCCTTCCCGCCAGGcgcggcctccaccgccgccgcgctgctcgcctCGTCttacctccgcctccgccgcgcccgcgacgccgccgccgttcttggCCTCTCCCTTTCATCGGGGATTACTGTTAACCAATATACCGCTTCTCAGATATTGTTCTCTCTTGTCAAGATTCGGCAGTTCGCTCTTGCCCGGGACCTGTTTGATAAAATGCTCCAGTCCGGTGTTCATCTGGATGAGTATGTTTACACGGCAGGCATTCGAGCTTATTGCGAGTCCAGGAATCTGGATGGTGCGAGAGGGTTGGTGGTAAGGATGGAAAGCGAGGGGGTCAAGGCCAGCGCTGTGCCTTACAATGTATTGATGTATGGCTTATGCAAGAATATGCGCGTTCAGGAGGCTGTGGAGGTGAAGAATGTCATGGTGAACATAGGAGTGACAGCCGATGAAGTGACATACCGTACTCTGGTCTATGGTTTTTGTCGGATGGAAGAGCTGGAAATGGCACTGAGGATAACACATGACATGATCAGGCTTGGTTTTGTGCCATCAGAGGCTAATTGCTCATTTATGATTGACGAGCTACGCAAGAAGGAGCTGGTTGAGGAGGCATTCAGTTTAGCTTGTAAATTGGGTGATTTGGGCATGGTACCAAATGTGTTTGCATACAATGCATTGATTGACAAACTGTGCAAGAATGAAAGGTTTGACGATGCAGATAGGCTCTTTAAAGAGATGGCGGGCAGGGGTCTGGAGCCAAATGAGGTGACTTATGCTATATTGATACATGCCCTGTGCAAGAGAGGGATGATAGAAGATGCACTTTGTTTGTTCGATAAGATGAGGGATAAGGGTATCAAAGTGACAGTTTATCCATACAATTCCTTAATCAATGGTTACTGTAAACAGGGTTCTTTGGATCGGGCAAGGGGACTTTTGAGTGGTATGGTTAAGGAGGGATTGACACCAACTGCAGCATCATATTCTCCCCTAATAGCTGGTTTATGTAGGAATGGAGATCTGTCTAGTGCCATGGAACTCCACAGGGAGATGGCTGAGAGGGGCATCGCATGGAATAATTATACTTTCACAGCACTTCTCAATGGTTTCTGCAAAGATAAAAAAATGGATGAAGCTGCTAGGCTGTTTGATAAAATGATTGACAGCAATGTAATACCAAATGAAGTGACCTTTAATGTTATGATAGAAGGGTATTGCCTTGTTGGAAATATAAGAAAGGCATTCCAGTTATATGATCAAATGGTGGAAATGGGGCTCAAACCTGATAATTACACTTATAGATCATTAATAAGTGGACTTTGCTTGACCAGTGGAGTGTCAAAAGCAAATGAATTTGTTGCTGATCTAGAAAATAGCTATGCTGTGCTAAACAACTTTAGCCTGACAGCGCTTCTGTATGGATTCTTTAGAGAAGGAAGGTTCACTGAAACATACCATCTTTGGGATGAGATGGCAGTGCGAGGAGTCAAGCTTGATCTTGTCAGTTTTACCATAATCGTGTATGCTGCTCTGAAACAGCATGATAAGGAAAAATCATGTGTGCTATTTAGGGAGATGAAAGAACAAGGTGTCAAGCCAGATGATATATTCTACACATGCATGATTGATGCACTGTCAAAGGAAGAAAATATGATCCAAGCTTTAAACTGCTGGGATCAGATGGTTGTTGATGGCTACTCTCCAAACACTGTAACACATACAGTCTTGATAAATAATCTCTGCAAGTCAGGGTATTTGGGCAGTGCAGAGCTCCTCTGTAAAGAGATGTTAGCTGGGAATGTTCTTCCAAATAAATTTACCTATAATTGTTTTCTTGATTATTTTGCAACTGAAGGGGACATGGAAAAGGCCAAAGATCTCCATTCAGCCATGCTTCAAGGCCATCTAGCTAGCATAGTGTCATTTAACATATTGATCAAGGGCCTCTGCAAGGCTGGAAAGATCCAAGAGGCAATTGACCTTATGAGCAAGATCACTGAAAGTGGTTTCTCTCCAGATTGCATCAGCTATTCTACAATAATACATGAGCTCTGTAAGATGGGTGATATAAACAAAGCATTTGAGCTTTGGAATGAAATGCTCTACAAAGGATTAAAACCTGATGTTGTAGCATACAACATTTTTATACGGTGGTGCAATGTTCATGGTGAATCTGATAAGGCTTTGGGAATATACACTAATATGATTAGAAGTGGGGTGCAACCAAACTGGGATACGTATAGAGCTCTTCTCTCAGGAATTTCTCTGATGGTCAGCAAGGGGCAGGCATTGCTGCTGACCACCTGA
- the LOC127785894 gene encoding histone H2B.6 codes for MAPKAEKKPAAKKPAEEEPAAEKAEKAPAGKKPKAEKRLPAGKGEKGSGEGKKAGRKKGKKSVETYKIYIFKVLKQVHPDIGISSKAMSIMNSFINDIFEKLAGESAKLARYNKKPTITSREIQTAVRLVLPGELAKHAVSEGTKAVTKFTSS; via the coding sequence ATGGCGCCCAAGGCGGAGAAGAAGCCGGCCGCGAAGAAgcccgcggaggaggagcccgcggcggagaaggccgaGAAGGCCCCGGCGGGGAAGAAGCCCAAGGCGGAGAAGCGTCTCCCCGCCGGCAAGGGCGAGAAGGGCAGCGGCGAGGGGAAGAAGGCCGGGcggaagaaggggaagaagagcgTGGAGACTTACAAGATCTACATCTTCAAGGTGCTCAAGCAGGTCCACCCCGACATCGGCATCTCCTCCAAGGCCATGTCTATCATGAACTCCTTCATCAACGACATCTTCGAGAAGCTCGCCGGAGAGTCCGCCAAGCTCGCCCGCTACAACAAGAAGCCCACCATCACCTCCCGGGAGATCCAGACCGCCGtccgcctcgtcctccccggCGAGCTTGCCAAGCACGCCGTCTCCGAGGGCACCAAGGCCGTCACCAAGTTCACTTCCTCTTAG
- the LOC127785884 gene encoding histone H2B.7, which produces MAPKAEKKPAAKKPAEEEPAAEKAEKAPAGKKPKAEKRLPAGKAEKGSGEGKKAGRKKGKKSVETYKIYIFKVLKQVHPDIGISSKAMSIMNSFINDIFEKLAGESAKLARYNKKPTITSREIQTSVRLVLPGELAKHAVSEGTKAVTKFTSA; this is translated from the coding sequence ATGGCGCCCAAGGCGGAGAAGAAGCCCGCGGCGAAGAAgcccgcggaggaggagcccgcggcggagaaggccgaGAAGGCCCCGGCCGGGAAGAAGCCCAAGGCGGAGAAGCGTCTCCCCGCCGGCAAGGCCGAGAAGGGCAGCGGCGAGGGGAAGAAGGCGGGGcggaagaaggggaagaagagcgTGGAGACCTACAAGATCTACATCTTCAAGGTGCTCAAGCAGGTCCACCCCGACATCGGCATCTCCTCCAAGGCCATGTCCATCATGAACTCCTTCATCAACGACATCTTCGAGAAGCTCGCCGGGGAGTCCGCCAAGCTCGCCCGCTACAACAAGAAGCCCACGATCACCTCCCGGGAGATCCAGACCTCCGtccgcctcgtcctccccggcgagctcgccAAGCACGCCGTCTCCGAGGGCACCAAGGCCGTCACCAAGTTCACCTCCGCTTAG
- the LOC127778698 gene encoding histone H2B.5: MAPKAEKKPAAKKPAEEEPAAEKAEKAPAGKKPKAEKRLPAGKGEKGSGDGKKDRAGRKKAKKSVETYKIYIFKVLKQVHPDIGISSKAMSIMNSFINDIFEKLAAEAAKLARYNKKPTITSREIQTSVRLVLPGELAKHAVSEGTKAVTKFTSA, translated from the coding sequence ATGGCGCCCAAGGCGGagaagaagccggcggcgaagaagcccgcggaggaggagcccgcggcggagaaggccgaGAAGGCCCCGGCCGGGAAGAAGCCCAAGGCGGAGAAGCGGCTCCCCGCCGGCAAGGGCGAGAAGGGCTCCGGCGATGGGAAGAAGGACCGCGCcgggaggaagaaggcgaagAAGAGCGTCGAGACCTACAAGATCTACATCTTCAAGGTGCTCAAGCAGGTCCACCCCGACATCGGCATCTCCTCCAAGGCCATGTCCATCATGAACTCCTTCATCAACGACATCTTCGAGAagctcgccgccgaggccgccaaGCTCGCCCGCTACAACAAGAAGCCCACCATCACCTCCCGCGAGATCCAGACCTCCGtccgcctcgtcctccccggcgagctcgccAAGCACGCCGTCTCCGAGGGCACCAAGGCCGTCACCAAGTTCACCTCCGCTTAG
- the LOC127785872 gene encoding uncharacterized protein LOC127785872: protein MEAMDDMAALTEDILLQIFSRVGSIKDLFKFAVTCRRWLRRFTDPAFLRGLCLDSGEGHRARLLGFFFQQTRFYRCEKMISMRVAQQSSVCPPTFLPAPWSPLGLTDRTLTSFLATDDDTFNYAEPLAARCGIVLMRLVPRTALMIACSHLLGVCNPITGECHVLPPLNLSGLHRYLTSYAIITSTDSDLDGKQPPSSSSSGRSTFSQLYLVVQHKKDCNEYFYSYSAATRSWSAPTMCVDGRRFSLVGERSAVVHKGAAHWLFIDRVSSATQDDILYKLTAAVDTSEISLTRLPFGAGGSPLLCVSGDGKLSVACVFPIHMRVWTQQDDTPATWLRTVIRIPLAVPYPDYSHICQPREKWFNFNRGSMLVLYRSNGVFILDLEKKVMEKVMDCLLPLFSDKLNRTAVAYEMDLVEFFVLQLSGLCRGSTG from the coding sequence ATGGAGGCCATGGACGACATGGCGGCTCTGACGGAGGACATCCTCCTCCAGATCTTCTCCCGCGTGGGCAGCATCAAGGACCTCTTCAAGTTCGCCGTGACATGCCGGCGGTGGCTGCGCCGCTTCACCGACCCGGCCTTCCTCCGCGGGCTGTGCCTGGACAGCGGCGAGGGCCACCGCGCGCGCCTCCTCGGCTTCTTCTTCCAGCAGACGAGATTCTATCGCTGCGAGAAGATGATCAGCATGCGGGTGGCGCAGCAGAGCTCGGTCTGCCCGCCCACCTTCCTGCCGGCGCCGTGGTCGCCGCTCGGCCTCACGGATCGCACCCTCACCTCCTTCctcgccaccgacgacgacacCTTCAACTACGCCGAGCCCCTCGCAGCGCGCTGCGGCATTGTCCTGATGCGGCTTGTCCCCCGCACCGCGCTGATGATAGCGTGCAGCCACCTCCTCGGCGTCTGCAACCCGATCACCGGGGAATGCCACGTTCTCCCGCCTCTGAATCTCTCCGGCCTTCATCGCTACTTGACCAGCTACGCCATCATCACGTCCACCGACAGCGACCTAGATGGGAAGCAGccgccatcatcatcatcgtcaggGCGCTCCACGTTCTCGCAGCTGTACCTCGTCGTCCAACACAAGAAAGACTGTAACGAGTACTTCTACTCCTACTCTGCTGCTACGCGCAGCTGGAGCGCTCCCACCATGTGCGTGGACGGCCGCCGCTTCTCCCTGGTGGGTGAGAGATCCGCCGTCGTTCACAAGGGCGCGGCGCACTGGCTGTTTATCGATCGTGTATCTAGCGCAACCCAAGATGACATACTGTACAAACTCACCGCGGCGGTGGACACCTCAGAAATCTCCTTGACAAGGCTCCCCTTTGGTGCTGGAGGCTCACCGCTCCTCTGCGTCAGTGGAGACGGCAAACTTTCGGTCGCTTGCGTGTTTCCTATCCACATGAGAGTTTGGACTCAGCAAGATGACACCCCTGCAACGTGGCTCCGCACTGTGATCAGGATACCATTGGCGGTGCCTTACCCAGACTATTCCCATATATGTCAGCCCCGCGAGAAGTGGTTTAACTTCAACAGGGGATCAATGCTCGTGCTGTACAGGAGCAACGGCGTCTTCATCCTCGACCTCGAGAAGAAGGTGATGGAAAAGGTCATGGACTGCTTACTGCCCCTATTCAGTGATAAACTGAACCGGACGGCTGTGGCGTATGAGATGGACTTGGTTGAGTTCTTTGTGCTCCAGCTCAGTGGTCTATGTAGAGGGTCTACAGGATAA
- the LOC127784895 gene encoding uncharacterized protein LOC127784895 — protein sequence MEHVPPWTLSPAYWSREVEEDDGEAAVRGAEGRRPQIEEAVGLAPAAVVDVQAPPGTTPTPTPARKRMAVASPPGATPAPAPERRGMAATSLPGATSTPTPVTERKGMTAASPRGTPSTTPARKGLAVASPPGKPPPTPGRKRNFVAGK from the coding sequence ATGGAGCATGTCCCTCCATGGACTCTCTCGCCTGCATACTGGAGTAGGGAGgttgaggaagacgacggcgaggcagcGGTGCGGGGCGCAGAGGGCCGTCGGCCCCAAATCGAGGAGGCGGTGGGGCTTGCGCCGGCAGCGGTGGTCGACGTGCAGGCACCCCCTGGAacaacgccgacgccgacgcctgcGAGGAAGAGGATGGCGGTTGCATCGCCGCCTGGAGCAACGCCGGCGCCTGCGCCTGAGAGGAGGGGTATGGCCGCTACATCGCTGCCTGGAGCAACATCGACGCCAACCCCTGTGACtgagaggaaggggatgaccgCTGCATCTCCGCGTGGAACTCCGTCGACGACGCCTGCGAGGAAGGGGTTGGCCGTTGCTTCGCCGCCTGgaaagccgccgccgacgcctggGAGGAAGAGGAATTTTGTTGCTGGCAAGTAG